A single Vespula vulgaris chromosome 3, iyVesVulg1.1, whole genome shotgun sequence DNA region contains:
- the LOC127062300 gene encoding trifunctional purine biosynthetic protein adenosine-3, translating into MAGETVLVIGNGGREHAISWKLSQSPYIKEIFVAPGNSGIASVDKVSLAKINVKDYKEVAEWSKKNKISVVIVGPEEYLAKGLANELQNVGIHCFGPRKEAAKIEADKDWAKRFMDRYNIPTAKWKGFTKAEDAKAFVKNASFRALVIKASGLAAGKGVIVAKNVEEACQAIDEMLTDKKFGSAGENIVVEELLEGEEVSVLAFTDGKTIIPMIPSQDHKRIFDGDTGPNTGGMGAYCPCPLLSKKDYEIVKLNILQQSINGLRKENIPFVGVLYAGLMITNEGPKVLEFNCRFGDPETQVILPLLKSDLFTIIKACCNGTLDQIQIEWHEGVFAAGVILASRGYPASSSKGQIISGVDNVISKKDYFIFHSGTDLSSQGQLLTNGGRVLIVVNIARSLALAAARATQAAQKISFDGKQFRMDIAHKGIARSILRHGDLTYKNSGVDIEAGDSLVSVIKPATCSTMRSGTLGSIGGFGGIFDVKAAGYKDPLLVSGTDGVGTKLKVAFECHKHDTVGIDLVAMCVNDILAHGAEPLFFLDYFACGKLDVNIAATVINGVSEGCRRAGCSLIGGETAEMPDMYSNGEYDLAGFAVGAVEKNNLLPCIDRIIEKDIVIGLPSSGVHSNGFSLVRKVLEIGNIKYTDVAPFSETGKTIGEELLEPTKIYVKGVIPALKLNLVKGFAHITGGGLIENIPRILPKDVQVTLDASKWKILPIFGWLAAVGNISQQEMLRTFNCGIGAVLICSEKDKDKVLQMLKEESPIVIGAVNSRYNDQLNVEVQNFDRSIETEMRKYVPHIVSKLAAPLKRVGVLISGSGTNLQSLINATRDPTQHIGAEIVLVISNKPDVEGLKRAERAGIKTVIIRHNQYVNREAFDSAMTVELDAAGVEIVCLAGFMRILSAQFVNRWKGALINVHPSLLPSFKGAQAHKDVLAAGVRVTGCTVHFVAIDIDSGAIIEQETVPVLPNDTENILQERVKKVEHKAFPRALKHLATGRIQLKDDGKIQWNY; encoded by the exons ATGGCAGGAGAAACTGTCTTAGTCATAGGTAATGGTGGAAGAGAACACGCTATTTCTTGGAAGTTATCTCAATCTCCATAT aTAAAGGAGATATTTGTTGCTCCTGGTAATAGTGGTATTGCTTCAGTGGATAAAGTTTCTTTAGCGAAGATTAATGTTAAAGATTATAAA GAAGTAGCCGAAtggagtaaaaaaaataaaataagtgtTGTCATTGTTGGCCCAGAAGAATATCTTGCCAAAGGTTTGGCAAATGAATTACAAAATGTAGGGATACATTGTTTTGGGCCACGAAAGGAAGCAGCTAAAATAGAAGCTGATAAAGATTGGGCTAAACGATTTATGGATCGTTATAATATTCCAACTGCCAAATGGAAAGGATTTACAAAAGCTGAAGATGCAAAAGCATTTGTTAAAAA tgcTTCATTTCGAGCTCTTGTGATAAAAGCTTCAGGTTTGGCAGCAGGTAAAGGTGTTATTGTAGCAAAAAATGTAGAGGAAGCATGTCAAGCAATTGATGAAATGTTAACTGATAAAAAGTTTGGTTCTGCTGGTGAAAATATTGTTGTAGAGGAACTTTTAGAGGGTGAAGAAGTATCAGTACTTGCATTCACAGATg GAAAAACAATAATTCCTATGATACCATCGCAAGATCACAAAAGGATATTTGATGGAGATACTGGTCCAAATACTGGTGGAATGGGTGCTTATTGTCCATGTCCTTTACTGAGtaaaaaagattatgaaatagttaaattaaatattcttcaGCAATCTATTAATGGactcagaaaagaaaatataccaTTTGTTg GTGTCTTATATGCTGGTTTAATGATAACTAATGAGGGTCCTAAAGTCTTAGAATTTAATTGCAGATTTGGTGATCCTGAAACACAAGTGATATTGCCATTATTAAAGTCAGATCTGTTTACAATTATAAAG GCTTGCTGTAATGGTACCTTAGATCAAATTCAAATTGAATGGCATGAAGGTGTATTTGCTGCTGGTGTTATTTTAGCATCTCGTGGATATCCAGCTTCTTCTTCCAAAGGTCAAATAATATCAGGAGTTGACAATgtaatatctaaaaaagattattttattttccatagTGGCACTGATCTATCTTCTCAAGGACAATTATTAACAAACG GTGGAAGAGTTCTTATTGTTGTTAATATTGCACGTTCACTGGCATTAGCAGCAGCTAGAGCTACTCAAGCTGCTCAGAAAATATCATTTGATGGGAAACAGTTTAGAATGGATATAGCACATAAGGGTATTGCCAG ATCAATTCTTCGTCATGGCGatttaacatataaaaatagtgGTGTTGATATTGAGGCTGGTGATTCTTTGGTATCTGTCATCAAACCTGCAACATGTTCTACCATGCGTTCTGGTACATTGGGATCTATTGGTGGCTTTGGTGGTATATTTGATGTCAAAGCTGCAGGTTATAAAGATCCTCTCTTAGTTTCTGGTACTGATGGAGTTGGTACAAAATTAAAA gTTGCATTTGAATGCCATAAACATGATACAGTAGGAATAGATTTAGTGGCAATGTGTGTCAATGATATACTTGCACATGGAGCAGAACCATTATTTTTCCTTGATTATTTTGCTTGTGGTAAACTTGATGTTAATATAGCTGCCACTGTTATAAATGGTGTTTCAGAAGGATGCAGAAGAGCTGGATGTTCTTTg ATTGGCGGAGAAACTGCAGAAATGCCAGATATGTATTCAAATGGAGAGTATGATCTGGCAGGATTTGCAGTAGGAGcagttgaaaaaaataatttattaccatGCATtgataggattatagaaaaagatattgtaaTTGGTCTTCCATCAAGTGGTGTACATAGTAATGGTTTCAGTTTGGTGCGAAAGGTTCTTGAAataggaaatataaaatacacagACGTTGCTCCATTTTCTGAAACAGGAAAAACTATtg GGGAGGAACTTTTAGAACCAACTAAAATTTATGTTAAGGGTGTCATTCCTgctttgaaattaaatttagtAAAGGGTTTTGCTCATATTACTGGTGGAggtttaatagaaaatataccaAGGATTTTGCCTAAAGATGTTCAAGTAACTTTAGATGCATCTAAATGGAAAATTTTACCTATCTTTGGATGGCTTGCTGCAGTTG GTAATATTAGCCAACAAGAAATGTTAAGAACTTTCAATTGTGGCATTGGAGCTGTTTTAATCTGTtcagagaaagataaagataaagtatTACAGATGTTAAAAGAAGAGAGTCCAATAGTAATAGGAGCAGTAAATTCTCGTTATA ATGATCAATTAAACGTTGAAGTCCAAaatttcgatagatcgatcgaaacagAGATGAGAAAATATGTGCCACATATTGTATCCAAATTAGCAGCCCCACTTAAAAGAGTGGGTGTTCTAATTTCTGGTAGTGGAACTAATCTTCAGTCATTAATCAATGCTACACGAGATCCAACGCAACACATTGGTGCAGAAATAGTTTTAGTAATATCCAATAAACCGGATGTCGAAGGATTAAAAAGAGCTGAAAGAGCAGGCATCAAAACAGTT attATTCGACATAATCAATATGTAAATCGAGAAGCTTTTGATTCAGCAATGACTGTGGAACTTGATGCAGCAGGAGTAGAGATTGTATGTCTCGCAGGTTTTATGAGAATTTTGTCTGCACAATTTGTAAATAGATGGAAAGGTGCTTTGATCAATGTGCATCCTTCTTTATTACCTTCTTTCAAAGGAGCACAAGCACATAAAGATGTTTTAGCAGCTGGCGTTCGCGTTACAGGATGTACTGTTCATTTTGTTGCG ATTGATATTGATTCTGGAGCTATTATAGAACAAGAGACGGTACCTGTTTTACCAAATGATACTGAAAACATACTTCAGGAACGTGTGAAAAAAGTGGAACATAAGGCCTTTCCCCGTGCATTAAAACATTTAGCCACGGGACGTATACAATTAAAGGATGATGGTAAAATCCAGTGGAACTATTGA
- the LOC127062308 gene encoding succinate dehydrogenase [ubiquinone] iron-sulfur subunit-like: MFLADTGGVLTSQFCKNGYINVQHNSWFRLIPFHLRYLSSKDKGKLGKEKAAVKDCKTVEEKFSKKSKIQTFRVYRWNPEKPKIKPHMQQYSVDLKDAGTMILDALQVIKADLDPTLTFRRSCREGICGSCSMNINGVNNLACITKIQLSSKPIIIYPLPHNYVIRDLVVDMTHFLKQVHTADPYLKRPGEDTFLGLRQILQSPRDREKLNTLYECILCGCCSYSCPPYWWLGDKFLGPAALLQAYRWLIDSRDFAYKERLNKLRDFYSVYRCHTIFNCTKTCPKALNPGRAVAQIKRHLAGLTTKEEPDLTTPIPNPCPGEEDIYTCREE; this comes from the exons ATGTTCCTTGCCGATACCGGCGGCGTTTTAACTAGCCAATTTTGTAAAAACGGCTATATTAATGTACAACATAATTCATGGTTTCGTTTAATACCTTTCCATTTAAGATATTTATCATCAAAGGATAAAGGAAAACTCGGTAAAGAAAAGGCAGCCGTCAAGGATTGCAAAACTGTTGAA GAAAAATTTAGCAAGAAATCAAAAATACAAACGTTTCGCGTATACCGATGGAATCCAGAAAAACCAAAAATAAAACCCCATATGCAACAATACAGCGTGGATTTAAAGGATGCTGGTACCATGATATTGGACGCTCTACAAGTTATCAAAGCAGATCTCGATCCTACTCTAACTTTTCGAAGATCCTGCCGTGAAGGAATTTGTGGAAGTTGTTCGATGAATATCAATGGTGTTAATAATCTGGCTTGCAtcac gAAAATACAACTTTCATCGAAacctattattatttacccTTTACCACATAACTATGTAATTCGAGATCTAGTTGTCGACATGACGCATTTTCTCAAGCAAGTTCATACAGCTGACCCTTATTTAAAACGTCCCGGAGAAGACACCTTTCTTGGTTTAAGACAAATCTTACAGAGTccaagagatagagaaaaactTAATACATTATACGAGTGTATCCTTTGTGGATGCTGTTCATACTCGTGTCCTCCATATTGGTGGTTAGGAGATAAATTTTTAGGACCAGCTGCTCTCTTACAG GCATATAGATGGTTGATTGATTCACGAGATTTTGCATACAAAGAGAGGCTTAATAAACTAAGAGATTTTTACTCGGTTTATCGATGTCACACCATCTTTAATTGTACTAAAACATGTCCGAAG GCTTTAAATCCAGGGAGAGCAGTAGCTCAAATAAAACGACATCTTGCTGGACTTACGACTAAAGAGGAACCGGATCTTACTACACCAATACCAAATCCTTGTCCTGGTGAAGAAGACATTTACACTTGTAGAGAGGAATGA